One genomic region from Pararge aegeria chromosome 14, ilParAegt1.1, whole genome shotgun sequence encodes:
- the LOC120629125 gene encoding diphthine methyltransferase isoform X1 encodes MAVTWNTKCKWETTYSADSVEWCPVEPYRHVLVCGTYQLDKSHQDTKDADQPKQKRLGRIYLFQLQKITLEISPIQTIDTAGVLDMKWCYHTIQGNPVLGVVTSEGYVQVYQLLDENGTMKLQLWLEDAIGGNVLALSLDWSTNKVTNEQPSLAISDSSGAVTIMRVVGRSLEKIGLWQTHSFEAWIAAFNYWNTDVFYSGGDDCIFKSYDVRIPDVPTTTNRSHEAGVTAIRSHVDVEHQLLTGSYDEKVRLWDARNLKRCITEADVNGGVWRLKWHPYNPSVVLAACMYGGFRLLRVDGDVEVICEFLEHESIAYGADWKFDESVVATCSFYDCCMRIGEVVL; translated from the exons ATGGCGGTAACATGGAACACGAAATGTAAATGGGAGACCACGTACAGCGCCGACTCCGTAGAATGGTGTCCAGTGGAACCATATCGCCATGTGCTTGTATGCGGGACTTACCAGCTCGACAAGAGTCATCAAG ATACAAAAGATGCAGATCAACCGAAACAGAAACGTCTAGGCAGAATATACTTATTCCAACTCCAGAAAATTACATTAGAAATATCTCCGATCCAAACAATAGATACAGCGGGCGTTCTGGACATGAAATGGTGCTATCACACAATCCAGGGGAATCCAGTATTGGGTGTCGTTACTTCAGAAGGATACGTGCAAGTTTATCAATTGCTCGATGAAAATGGAACTATGAAATTGCAGTTGTGGTTAGAAGACGCTATTGGTGGAAACGTTTTAGCACTTTCTCTTGATTGGTCGACCAATAAAGTGACCAATGAGCAACCTAGTTTGGCAATCAGCGATTCGTCTGGTGCTGTTACGATTATGCGGGTAGTTGGGAGATCTTTGGAGAAGATAGGTCTCTGGCAGACTCATTCATTTGAAGCATGGATTGCTGCGTTCAATTACTGGAATACCGATGTATTCTACTCGG GTGGTGACGACTGCATATTCAAGAGCTACGATGTGAGGATACCGGATGTACCGACCACAACCAACCGCAGCCACGAAGCCGGCGTCACCGCTATACGGAGCCACGTTGACGTGGAACACCAGCTCTTGACTGGCAG TTACGACGAAAAAGTACGCCTCTGGGACGCCAGGAACCTAAAGCGTTGCATCACCGAAGCCGATGTGAACGGTGGCGTGTGGCGTTTGAAGTGGCATCCATATAACCCGAGCGTAGTTTTAGCGGCGTGCATGTACGGAGGGTTTCGTTTATTACGGGTGGACGGAGATGTTGAAGTAATATGCGAGTTTCTGGAGCATGAGAGTATTGCGTATGGCGCGGACTGGAAGTTTGACGAGTCTGTTGTCGCGACTTGCTCCTTCTATGACTGTTGCATGCGTATAGGTGAAgtggttttataa
- the LOC120629125 gene encoding diphthine methyltransferase isoform X2: MDTMDIQAVESKLSDVTVTAIPMSGKSTHKDLSISGNSHATISTVPASSPSSVGKDKDNGMSNCILMAVTWNTKCKWETTYSADSVEWCPVEPYRHVLVCGTYQLDKSHQDTKDADQPKQKRLGRIYLFQLQKITLEISPIQTIDTAGVLDMKWCYHTIQGNPVLGVVTSEGYVQVYQLLDENGTMKLQLWLEDAIGGNVLALSLDWSTNKVTNEQPSLAISDSSGAVTIMRVVGRSLEKIGLWQTHSFEAWIAAFNYWNTDVFYSGGDDCIFKSYDVRIPDVPTTTNRSHEAGVTAIRSHVDVEHQLLTGSYDEKVRLWDARNLKRCITEADVNGGVWRLKWHPYNPSVVLAACMYGGFRLLRVDGDVEVICEFLEHESIAYGADWKFDESVVATCSFYDCCMRIGEVVL; the protein is encoded by the exons ATGGACACGATGGACATCCAGGCCGTCGAGTCGAAGTTAAGCGATGTGACGGTGACTGCTATACCTATGAGTGGGAAGAGTACTCACAAGGATTTATCTATAAGTGGCAACAGTCATGCTACCATTTCTACCGTGCCTGCGTCGTCGCCGTCTTCGGTAGGCAAAGACAAGGATAACGGTATGTCGAA TTGCATTTTGATGGCGGTAACATGGAACACGAAATGTAAATGGGAGACCACGTACAGCGCCGACTCCGTAGAATGGTGTCCAGTGGAACCATATCGCCATGTGCTTGTATGCGGGACTTACCAGCTCGACAAGAGTCATCAAG ATACAAAAGATGCAGATCAACCGAAACAGAAACGTCTAGGCAGAATATACTTATTCCAACTCCAGAAAATTACATTAGAAATATCTCCGATCCAAACAATAGATACAGCGGGCGTTCTGGACATGAAATGGTGCTATCACACAATCCAGGGGAATCCAGTATTGGGTGTCGTTACTTCAGAAGGATACGTGCAAGTTTATCAATTGCTCGATGAAAATGGAACTATGAAATTGCAGTTGTGGTTAGAAGACGCTATTGGTGGAAACGTTTTAGCACTTTCTCTTGATTGGTCGACCAATAAAGTGACCAATGAGCAACCTAGTTTGGCAATCAGCGATTCGTCTGGTGCTGTTACGATTATGCGGGTAGTTGGGAGATCTTTGGAGAAGATAGGTCTCTGGCAGACTCATTCATTTGAAGCATGGATTGCTGCGTTCAATTACTGGAATACCGATGTATTCTACTCGG GTGGTGACGACTGCATATTCAAGAGCTACGATGTGAGGATACCGGATGTACCGACCACAACCAACCGCAGCCACGAAGCCGGCGTCACCGCTATACGGAGCCACGTTGACGTGGAACACCAGCTCTTGACTGGCAG TTACGACGAAAAAGTACGCCTCTGGGACGCCAGGAACCTAAAGCGTTGCATCACCGAAGCCGATGTGAACGGTGGCGTGTGGCGTTTGAAGTGGCATCCATATAACCCGAGCGTAGTTTTAGCGGCGTGCATGTACGGAGGGTTTCGTTTATTACGGGTGGACGGAGATGTTGAAGTAATATGCGAGTTTCTGGAGCATGAGAGTATTGCGTATGGCGCGGACTGGAAGTTTGACGAGTCTGTTGTCGCGACTTGCTCCTTCTATGACTGTTGCATGCGTATAGGTGAAgtggttttataa